Part of the Microbulbifer salipaludis genome is shown below.
GATGAGCGGTTGGCGAGGGAGTTTACCCTCGCAGCTCGCAGTGGAACGCCGCTAGCACTGTTGATCCTTGACCTCGACCACTTTAAAGCGATCAATGATCGACTGGGACATGTTCGCGGTGATGATGCCCTGTGTGCGGTCGGGCAGCTGTTGCGAAAGCAGGTGCGCAAACCGGTATTGGCCTGCCGCTACGGTGGCGAGGAATTCGCAATCCTCCTGCCCCGCACTGACCGTGAGCAGGCATCTGCGGTTGCTGGGCGACTGCTCAAACTCGTATCGGAACTGGCACTGGACGGAATTTCCCTGAGCGCAAGTATCGGTATTGCCACCTTCGAGCAGCAAAACTTTGCCTCTGCCATGCAGCTCATTGAAGCCGCTGACGCCGCACTGTATCGCGCCAAGCAGTCTGGTCGTAATCGGTTTGAACTGGCGCAGTGTGAATCTGATGTAAATGCGCCGACATTGGCAGCTGTTACACAATAAACGCATTGAGGGTATCAATCGCCGGTTTCAAAAGACTTAACCCCCGGTGTTTGACCCCAGAAGGAATTTGATATGAAAACCCCTGTCGGCATTTTGCTTGCCCTGTTGTTCATTGCACCGCTGACCCTGTCCGCGGAGTTTTCCAAGGGGCCGGTGATTACGAATTATGGCGGTGTAGCGGGAGTAAAACAGACGGTTCCGTTGAAGGGGCATGAGCAGTTCAAGGTGGTATTCGATGTGGCGGATCAGGGTGATAAAGACAAAGCCAATCGTCGGTTTGAAAACCTCGCTCGCTTCCTGAACATGCAGGCGCGTGCCGGCGTTCCCCCTGAGCAGATTGCGCTGGCGCTGGTGGTACATGGCAAGGCAGGGTTCGATCTGCTCAGCAACCCGCAGTTCGAGAAAAAATTCGGGATTAAAAATCCCAATGCACCGCTGCTGAAGGCGCTGCAGGAGCAGGGTGTGACGATACATCTGTGTGGCCAGTCTGCCGCGTACTACGGTATTGAAAATGCGCACTTGCTACCCGGTATCAATATGGCGCTGTCTGCCATGACGGCAAATGCGTTGCTGCAGCAGCAAGGGTATACACTGAATCCATTTTAATGGGGCACTAGGGGTGTGCCCTATTCAGTCAGCGCAGTAGCAGTTCGTTGTCGATGGGAATGAATGTGCTCGCTGCGTCGATCAGTGTGCCCGCGGTCAGCGCGCGAACCCCGTACACTTCTACTTGTTTGTTGTGGTCGTGGCGCAGCTTTTTCACCAGAAGATCAAAATCCCCGTCGCCGGAGACCAGAATGACGGTGTCTGCGGCACTCCCATGTTCCAGCGCATCGATGGTGATGCCCACATCCCAGTCGCCTTTTGCCGAGCCATCGGATCGCTGAATATAGGGTTTCAGCTTTACCTCGAAGCCGATGGCCCGGAGTATATTTTGAAATTCCCGCTGCTTAGGATCACCGCGATCAATGGCGTAGGCAATGGCGGTGGTTGCCTGCCTCCCCTGTGTGGCTCGGGACCAGAAAGCGTTGTAATTGAAGTTGCAGCGGAATGCCTGCCTGGTTGTGTAATACACATTCTGCACATCTACAAAAATCGCTATTTTTTCGACGTCACAGGGTTTCGGATTCTGATCACTGGTATCCATCGGGACTTTTCTTGTGATTGCGGTTTAGGTATCCCTTACTGGGGCTCGACGGGATTCTCTAGATGACGTGCGTGCTTCCGCATAGCAGAAATCAGCTGGGCGAAGGCAATGGGCTTGGTCAGGTAGTCATCCATGCCAGCTTCCAGTGCGGCAGCTCTCTGTTCACTGAAGGCAGCGGCAGAGAGACCGATAATTGGAACCTGTCGGATTTCCGGTAGCTGACGGATTTCCCGGGTGGCCTCAAGACCGTTCAGGCCGGGTAACTGGACATCCATAAATATCAGGTCGGGGCGTATCGCCAGTGCTTTTTCGACGCCCTCACGCCCGGTGGTAACAAATGTGGTGACTACGCCTACATCATCGCAGAAGGCCTGCATCAGTGCTTGGTTGAGCGCGTTGTCTTCGACAATCAGCGCCCTGATGCCTCGCAGTTCTGCAGGGGATTTGTCATCACTGGCCGGCCGTGGAGATACCGGACTTCCACAGCGCAGTGGTAGCCGCACCTGAAAGCGGGTTCCTCGTTCGCGTTCGCTGTCCAAACAGATCTCGCCGCCCAGAAGTTCCACCAGGCTGCGGGTAATGGGAAGCCCAAGACCGGTGCCCCGGGCTTGTCCATCGGCGGACTTGTCTACCTGCTCGAACGGCTCAAAGATAAGCGCCTGCTGCTCCGCCGGGATACCAATTCCATTATCAATAACTTCGATGAGTAGAGTTTCTGTGTCCGCCAGTTCCGCTTTTCGATGAAATTTGATTTCAATCGTGCTCGTTTCGGGTGAAAACTTGATGGCATTGCCAATCAGGTTGATTAGTATCTGTGACAGCTTGCTGCGATCGCAGCGGACGAATTCGGGCAGCCGCGGATCAATATCGCACAACAAGTGCAGTGACTTTTTGACGGCAAGCGACTCACAGGAAACAAGGATGCTTTTGATCAGGCCACGTAGTTGAAAGTCTTCGTCGATGGCTTCGATTTTTCCGGCCTCGATGCGGGAAATGTCCAGCACATCATTGACCAGCTCCGCTAGCCCCTGGCCACTGATCGCAATTTTTTCCAGAAATCCGCCAAATTCGGGTGGGAGGCCAGACCTCGTACTGCGGTTCAACAGTAACTGGCTGAAACCCACTATGCTGTTAAGCGGCGTGCGGATTTCGTGACTCATGTTGGTGAGAAACTGGGTCTTGGAGCGGCTATAGAACTCTGCTTTTTCTTTGGCCTGCACCAGCTCCCGCTCCAGCGATTTACGATCCGTAATATCCAGAATAACGCCGATCAGCCCGCCCAGTCGACCATCTTCCAGCTCATAGGCTGCCTTGTTGAATATGACGTCATGCAGGCTGCCATCGGCATAGACCACCTGCGCCTCGTAGACTTGCTGCCCCCGCTGCAGCATCAGTTCAATGTCTTTTTCGTGGTAGATCTTCGCCTGTGGACCCGGTGAAACCCCATAAACTGACCGGCCGACAATATCGTCCCGACTCTTGCCAAGAAAGAGTTCAAATGCCCGGTTGCAGCCGGTGTAAATACCTTTGGCATTTTTATAGAAAATTGGCGCAGGGATGGCATCAATCAGGATCTGGAGAAACTGAAGCTGATCGGATAGCGCCAACTCGGTGGCTTCCCGCTCCAGCAATTCCCGTTGATAGCGGGCGTTCAGCTTTTCCTGATGTGTGAGCGAGGCAGAAAGCCGAGCAATGAGCCGATGGTGCCTGCGATACATCAGGTAACAGCCGATGCCGACCAGGGCGGTGGCGAGGAGCATTCTTGCGGCTGCGCCCAGAAGTTGCTGGTCACGCGGCAGGCCCAGGGTAAGTATCCACTCGCTGACGCCCAATAATGTCACAACCGCAAGGCCCCCAGGCAGATAGTAGCGCTTGAGTGGGAACTGGGTCCGGGATGAAAAATTCATAGCGGAGTTCTGTAGTGGCGTTTAGGCCTATCACACTACGCATGCTGGCTGGTTCAGGCAATATCCTGCAGCGGTGAAATTCATCAGAAGTAACAAGAAGTGCTGGTTATCTTTTTTTGCGTTGATGAGAAGCTGATGGGCATCGTGGCGCAAAAAAGCCCGCATGTGCGGGCTTCTTCGCTTTCTCCAAAACCTGTCAGGTTTTGATTTTCTTGTACTGCATCCGGTGCGGCGTGGCGTTCTCACCGTTGCGCGCCACGAAGTCTTCGTGGTACTCGGTGTAGTTGCCTTCAAAGAACACCACATTGCTGTCGCCTTCGTAGGCGAGGATGTGGGTTGCCACCCGGTCGAGGAACCAGCGATCGTGCGAGATCACCATGGCGCAGCCGGGGAAGCTCAGCAATGCTTCTTCGAGTGCGCGCAGGGTTTCGATATCGAGGTCGTTGGACGGTTCGTCCAGCAGCAGCACGTTGGCGCCCTGTTTCAGGGTGTAGGCCAGGTGCAGTCGGCCGCGCTCACCACCGGACAGTTCGCCCACGCGCTTCTGTTGGTCGCTGCCCTTGAAGTTGAAGCGGCCGATATAGTTGCGTGAGCCCACTTCGTAGTTGTTGATCTTGAGCAGATCCTGGCCGTCTGAAATGCATTCCCACACGGTTTTGTTGTCGTCGAGATTTTCGCGGCTCTGGTCGACGCTGGCGATCTGTACGGTTTCACCGATTTTGATTTCGCCAGAGTCGGGCTTTTCGGTGCCGTTGATCATGCGGAACAGGGTGGATTTACCGGCGCCGCTTGTCGCCGACAAAGGCGCCCTAGCTTTGGGTAAGTGGGATCTGAAACGCTTTTTAGTGCCGTTCGGATGCACGTAATTAATACAAATATACTAAAAGGCTATGTTTCTGTCGATAATTGAGAAATATAAGGATGATACTGTATCTCTCTTATTTTTTTTGTGATGTCTTCCCTTCAGATAAATTAATGGTGTGTTCTTTGTCCTTTTGCCGTTGATGTTGGGCGTAACAGCTCATAAATTTTCGGAAACGCATTTTATTTATTCTGAATTTCTGTAATTAACTGTTTTATATAGCTTTTTTTTTGTGTGCAAAAAATGTGGGCTTCTGATTTTGGGGTCCGCTTCGCATTGTGCCGAATTTTTCGCCAAGCATAAGGTGGGGAAGCGTTTGAGGGGGGGGCGGCGGCGTTCGTTGAAAGATATGTGTCGGGTATGTGGCCGCTGGGGGCGGTCATAAAAATTAACTTTATAAAAACGAAGACCAAAGGGGATCTCTGATATGAGTTCTACACGCAATTTGCGTCAAAATCTGGCGAGAAGTGCCCTGGCCCTCGC
Proteins encoded:
- a CDS encoding DsrE family protein — translated: MKTPVGILLALLFIAPLTLSAEFSKGPVITNYGGVAGVKQTVPLKGHEQFKVVFDVADQGDKDKANRRFENLARFLNMQARAGVPPEQIALALVVHGKAGFDLLSNPQFEKKFGIKNPNAPLLKALQEQGVTIHLCGQSAAYYGIENAHLLPGINMALSAMTANALLQQQGYTLNPF
- a CDS encoding ATP-binding protein, with product MNFSSRTQFPLKRYYLPGGLAVVTLLGVSEWILTLGLPRDQQLLGAAARMLLATALVGIGCYLMYRRHHRLIARLSASLTHQEKLNARYQRELLEREATELALSDQLQFLQILIDAIPAPIFYKNAKGIYTGCNRAFELFLGKSRDDIVGRSVYGVSPGPQAKIYHEKDIELMLQRGQQVYEAQVVYADGSLHDVIFNKAAYELEDGRLGGLIGVILDITDRKSLERELVQAKEKAEFYSRSKTQFLTNMSHEIRTPLNSIVGFSQLLLNRSTRSGLPPEFGGFLEKIAISGQGLAELVNDVLDISRIEAGKIEAIDEDFQLRGLIKSILVSCESLAVKKSLHLLCDIDPRLPEFVRCDRSKLSQILINLIGNAIKFSPETSTIEIKFHRKAELADTETLLIEVIDNGIGIPAEQQALIFEPFEQVDKSADGQARGTGLGLPITRSLVELLGGEICLDSERERGTRFQVRLPLRCGSPVSPRPASDDKSPAELRGIRALIVEDNALNQALMQAFCDDVGVVTTFVTTGREGVEKALAIRPDLIFMDVQLPGLNGLEATREIRQLPEIRQVPIIGLSAAAFSEQRAAALEAGMDDYLTKPIAFAQLISAMRKHARHLENPVEPQ
- a CDS encoding NYN domain-containing protein, translating into MDTSDQNPKPCDVEKIAIFVDVQNVYYTTRQAFRCNFNYNAFWSRATQGRQATTAIAYAIDRGDPKQREFQNILRAIGFEVKLKPYIQRSDGSAKGDWDVGITIDALEHGSAADTVILVSGDGDFDLLVKKLRHDHNKQVEVYGVRALTAGTLIDAASTFIPIDNELLLR